The following is a genomic window from Pecten maximus chromosome 19, xPecMax1.1, whole genome shotgun sequence.
CATTTATATCTAAACTTTGGCTTATAGCTAATACTGAATGTGTATGttttcatacatatacacaaataacTTGGAGAAACTGCGTTTGTGACATTGAAAAACAACTCCAGATCATTAATTGATTCTTTATTATATagattttagatattttaacaATTATTAACTGTTATTTAGGTAATTACATTATCTTAGCCAAAATCAACATTTCGGACGGACGTAGCAAAAACACTTCTCAActcatcaacatcatacatTCCGTTTAAACGCCAGAGGACATCAGCCCTTTTCTACATTAGAAAGAGTAACACCATTAACATCACTGAAGAACTAGATATtgcatagaaatatatatatcaaactgataaaacttattttcactgcagcgataagtagttttgttatatacaacGACAAGCCATTAAACATCCTCTCCATATTGCATGTATGGTTTTATAGGTTTCCCGATTGTTATGTGATTGTTTTAACATATTCAATGTAtatacagacccgtgtacgttcgcatttccgatttaagcgtagcgtttccgtagtacttccgtaccatttccgtagcattaccgtagcacttccgtaccatttccgtagcacttccgtagcattaccgtaccatttccgtagcacttccgtagcattaccgtaccatttccgtagcacttccgtagcattaccgtaccatttccgtagcacttccgtagcattaccgtacaatttccgtagcatttccgtagcattaccgtaccatttccgtagcatttccgtagcattaccgtaccatttccgtagcacttccgtagcattgccgtaccatttccgtagcacttccgtagcgtttgcgtttaagacggaacagcgaacgtacacgggtctgtactAACACTGCCATTTCCCTCGGCGTTGATCATTTGAACGCGAGATGGTATCGGTAGTGACAACGTTTGCAATCAATGTTCTATAgaaccaacaaaaaacaacatagGGTGTCAAATCGGATTATATCGACTGATGCGCGCTATGTATCAACGATGACTGGTGTACACACAGTCATAAAGAATGTTTCTAACAAACTATTGGTATCTAACGATGACTGGAGGACTACACAGCCAATGtttcttcacgtgaatttcacgtgaaaaaaaaacagcatatcaaaatcaaatggaCAAAAATTGATAAGATGTGGACACGCGTCATCTACTTTTACAGCAATGTTATGTCCTTGAGATGGAATCTTACACAGGCAATATGtcttcacgtgaaattcacttttttaccgcttttcacgtgaaatttttcaagtgaatttcacgtgaagaCATATTGCCTGTGTAAGATTCCATCTCAAGGATATAACATTGCTGTAAAAGTAGATGACGCGTGTCCACATCTAATTCGGGTCAATTTTCCGTCTCATCGAGCGGTGTATATGGAGGTGGCGAGGCTCACACCGACGATCTTAAGGCTGTGTGTACAAGGCACGTATTACCCGTGAACAAAAAATTCCTGTAGATAAAATAGGCCTTTATCActttaaaatatgaatttagCAATACAATATGATCTAATAATAAACAATATGTAGTTCGAGTCTATTAATGATGACATGGTGTCATTGGCTTTAGAACAGATCCcacattattgtattttgatttatGATTACATTACTTCAAAAAATTGAATTATTATAAGATTCtagtaaaaaaattaaatgcatTAATATCCTTGTCAGCAGGAAGTAATTCACCATCACACATATCTATAAAGTTTAGCAAGCTACACCTGGACAACCTCCAGTAGGTTAACACAACACGGATGAGCTAACATTACACCTGTCGTCATGGATGAGTTGTAGTCAAACACGAGAGTGTAGATATCAAATATAGATGTAAACGACGAAATCGAGAGATATGTTGGTATTGTTATATGAGGAACGAAAACAGTTATGGTTGATATTAAGCggttattttttttcatgaagaTCATGTTTTTTCGTAGCAattgttttaatacattgtatttctccAACTCCTGTTATAGATAATTAAGCTACTACCTGGGCAACGTACgtacaagtacatgtagatataacgTATTGATATGCCCTTGGGTTATGGTTTACAAAGTCACTGATCAGttatatcattatcaataataaGTCAATTATAACGGGCTAAAGACAGATTGTCACTGACCACAAGGAATGTGTTTAAAAAGTGTAAACAGAAATCAACTCTCAGTTTGACCTTATTTTGTAATTCTTCTCGTTGTAAATTTAAACAGCTAGAAAGACGTTTCGCTTGGATAATCAGGTCGTTTTACAGGCAGACACTAAATACAGTACACGAGGCGTCGATTCACTCACAAAACACACCAGGTAGGATTCTCAACATTTGTCATTGTCTTTGGCACTACCATTATAAAATCACTAATAATGTAAACTAAAAGCTTTTCGAAATTACactaaaaaatatgattgctaaattcgttttattttttaCCTAGACTACGGGACATATACCCTTATGATTGAACTGGTCACGCCCATAGTTCATTGTACACAATCAACCATCGTTGAAGGTGGAACAATTTCGTAGGAATGAACATTTTTATCTTTCAGACTTTCCCAGTTTGTTGTTTAATTAACTTTGACAAATCGCAAAGATAACATTCTTATTATGTTATGTCAGACAGTATTTTTCAGGCTGAGCTGATATCGCCGCTGAGCATGTACATTTCAACATAGTTTGTATTTGGGTCACACACTCATACATCCTGAATATATTACAttcattttgagaaaaagactgctttttattttatttttacagaaaCAACCATACCAGCTACCACACTCTCTAAAAAGAAGTATCTGGATGGTCAAGATGTTCACATACACTAATTGTACTATATCTGCCGAAATAGACGATGGCCTGAACGGTACAAATCAAACACTGGCTAGATCCTTCGTAAAGGATAACTGACAATATATATTGAAGATATGGCGGGAAAGATGACGTCGATAAGGAAGGGACAGATAGTTGTCCGCCCTCAGGGTCAGACTACCTGTGTTTATCATAGACAGACTATTTTGGACTGGTATTGCAAAACATGCTGCGATGCGATATGTGCTAAATGCATTTCCACTACCCACAGTGGTCACGTATTTAAACCACTGAGTGAGGAAATGCCGAACAGCAAGGCAAAAATCGTAGCATTCGTCAATGAATCTGAAAAAGACAAACTCGGAGATATCCAAAAGGAAATAAATTCTACAAACGATGATTTAAAACGGCATTTGGATCGTTTCGAAGCATTAGCATCTAAAGTGAAAACTCAGGGTGAAAGGCTACAGGAAGAACTAAGTGCTTTGGTATCAAGAACACTTTCACAGTTGAAACATTTAGAAGAAGAAAATACCAAGTTATTTATCACTTACCGAACGGAACTTGAGTCAAAGCTTGAAGCATTGGAAAAACAACTAAACTTTTGCAAGGAATCTCTCCAGACAGGCACACCTATTGAACTATTTGATATTGCATCTGGACTCCAAACTCATACCACCTTACCAACAAAACCATGTCTGGCTACCGCACAGTTTAGTCCTAGTAGCAATCCGCATCAACCCTTAGAGCTGGCATTGGGTAAGATAGTATTGACCTCATCTGACCAATCTCAACAGAACAGATTAGCTGCTCAATCCAAACCGCAAGTTACAAGATCATCGAAGGAAGTTCAGACACACGGCGGTGAGCGAGGAGATCAACGGGGAATTTCGAAATTTCCGAGAGGGTTTCCCAGACCAGATACAAAGGGGGGACACCTGGTGTTTCACAAAGATTTCGGAAATGAAGGACTATCTGATGATCTGAATACCCATTTAGCTCAATTACGGACAAAGATCAGTCGAGcagaggaaaatgcactttcGCAGCCCAGCGTCTTGACAACCTGGAAGCCGCCGTGTGACATAACGTCCGTCTGCCCGTCTAGTGTTGACGGGATATGGACTTGTGATAACAGTGCAACTGTGACGCTGCTTGGCAACCAAGGACGAGTGGAGAAACAGCTTCAGAATCCTGGCAATGTCAGAGACATCTGTATATCCCCTACTACACACACACTCTGGGCATGCTCTCACACCGAAAACAGTATCACGGAGCTGGAATGTGGAGCTCTTACATGCAGATTCAAGACAACGGACATACCAAAGTGTATATGTCTAAAAAAGGATGGCCATGTCCTTATTggaatgaaaaagaaaatagtaGAATACAATCTAGGAGGAGAAATGGTCCTCACCGTTACCACGACACAGCATGGGAAGCCATTAGCGTGTACACCCTGGAGGATGTCACAATGCCCTGTCAGTGAGAAAGTGGCTGTAGTGGATCTAGATCGAGTAGCAGACGATGGCCAGGACCTTCCCCACATCATTGTCATGAACAAGAACCTGCATCTAATACACCGGTACGGACGTCCGCAGCATGACGGCAGATATGGGTCAGGAccatttgacccttgtgacgTAGCATACGACACTCAGGGACAACTGGTTGTAGCTGATCGTACCAACCGTTGCATACACCTTCTGAGTGGCGCCGGAAATTATCTAAGGCGCCTTCATAATGACATAGGCGCAGCCTGGTTTGTAAGCGTGGACAGGAACGGAGTTCTGTGGGCAGTATTTAGTTATGGTGGTAAGCAAGTCAGCCGAATACAGTATATGACAGAACATAGTGCATGAATACTACATACGAATGTTGTCATTAGCGAACGCTCCAATAAGGCGTCATGTCAGTAATAGGACATCCCTCGTACATAAGTAAAGATGAGACTCAAAACTTCTAAAAGCAATTGTTTGTAATAAAAGTGACATAGAAATCATGGGTCTGGTCATTTAGGCGGATcgtcatttttttctttcgtaaatcTTGACGGATATACATGCAATCATCGAGGCTTGTCTGAAAGCAACGTAAAATCACTAGACCGTTCTTATTTCGTAATCCTTTGGTCCTGCATATCAAATCGTTTTGATCTCAATTAACAAAAACGTACCATACTACTTGCATGCATAGTTGctacatgtataccacagtaataCTAGGAGGTCGTAAAGACGCCAACAGCACGTGATCGTGGTACTGGTGaggcacaggggcatgtctagtcttatattaaacaagaaatatctttaaaaaagataaacggcatagttttaatgctggtggttataatgtaaaactactggtgaaataagttaacgaactacattgtaattaataaatgcgcagtttcagcacggataacaaaattatatcagtttgaatcatttttggtgataataagactgcaaattgaatagatttgaatagatgcatccacttattcagcttgcattcaatttaaaagggacatcacggtaaaaacgttgcaattttcactgaatgtacgcgttttgttcctttccagttatgtttctgtgctgtcccaatgttcacagtcaatccctatgtccagcttgaccactcgatttatTTGGGAATCCCCTCTAAATTTTGCGCGGAAATTATCTTTAAATCATCCCTCTAAATTTTGCGCGGAAATtatctttaaatcattacgtgactgttttgaaatcgtggcagcacaaacacacgatagtttacaaggcgatatatatattccatctgggttagttggataacgatattatacagtggtttaaatgttaaataacacgttctgtatatattacggcacacatatttacacaaaaagccaatcctgtaatatacatataacgCATTTATATGGACCATAAATACGTCTTTGGAACTTGAATTGGGAATTCGCGCCAAGTCGTTGTGGTATAACCAAGTTTCAACAGCAGAGGTAACCTAATTACATTCGTGTCACAAACTTCATAATTATGAAACTTGCTGGCCTGTATACAATGAGCACGTGTCTTGCCTATGAACAGCATCTATATAGATAATAAGTATGTTTTGACGTTTATAGAGGTCTTTacactatatattctatatacttAAATCATCGTTTTGTCATTTTTCATTCAAAAGAGATAAAAATGTTTGGCGATATTTCGATCATTTGTAGTgatatgtgtgttatatgttgATACGATGTTCATTTCCATTGTACATCACTGTAACAGGGAAGGAACATCCGGGAGATTCTCACACATTCCAGAATTTTGAAAAAGAGGATATTTATGCATGACTTGTTACCTCACAAGTCTgtcaatataataattattctGTTGTTTTGACCAGAGATTTCCTGAGAAATGAAACAAGAGGTCCATTAGCCTAAACGGTGCGCTGAGTAACGTATTTAGCTGATTTGATTCCTGTGATCTTGAAATTGAGGTCAATGTCGTGGCATGTTAATGGCTCAATATCAGATCTCTTGACTTCTTGCTTTAGTGAGAAGTAATTCAAAAATTTTAACATGAAGGTCAGGGACCAAAAGGGGTTCATTTGgcaattttgatattaatgGCTAATTCTCTggactaagcaatgtatgacattgatatttcagcagTAACATCCTAGGtggttgggattcaaatttatacaaatgattaGGCTGACTCCCCAGGGGCCCTGAGGGTGAGGCCAAAAGGGGTAcgtttggcaatattgatattaacgacttcttcccTTGatctaagcaatgtatgacatttatattcAGTGGAGGCATCCCTAGGTAGCTGCGATTCAAATTCATACAAATGATTTGGCTGACCCTCCAGGGGCCTCTGGGGCAGAGCAAAAAAACTGGCAAACCATCTACATTTATGTAAACCAATTTCAACTACTAAAGTAATTTCCTGTAAATCTTTGAATCAGAaaactatatttttattaatttcattactgCATGGCACATTACCGTTGTAGCAGAACCTACACTGGAAAAGTGTGTGTCATGTAATTATAACATACCCATGACTTTTTGTCATAATCgctgaaatccaggtgagcaatacaggccctctgggccttttgTATAAAGTGCCCTCTTGTTTCCAGCACACAGTGCATATTTTAACATTGAAAACCtaacatgtaaattatatttgGTTAACATGTAGTTCTGATCTGTATCCTGAGCTTATTTAGTTTACATAGTGATATTACGGGGTAATTGTAATTATGTTGTGTACATTGTTTATAGAGTTTTTTTCACtgaatcattaaaatgtatcttTTTAAAGAGTTTTTGTGTATTCACTTTGTTTTATTCTCATCTTGTTTGAATTTTGAATGGAACTGTTTGATAAACCAGAAGTAGTTTAAGTTAGTGGTTAGATATGACCAATATAAAAGACGTTTGATTATCCCTACCTTTCACATTCTGCATCATCGATTATCAAGCCGACTTTGGTTTGTTCCAATCCAGATCCTGTATTGGACAAGAGTGTCTTTATTACTCACAAGACCTTATTCATTACAGCTTGTGTATAGATCTagtttttgtgtttgtttccTGGGTTTATCGCCCAGTTAACAGTAAGAGATATTTTGAGAcagagtctccttgtagtagttggtgactaccacaCTGAACAATTTACAGAAGATCCTTCACATGCCATtaagagcaataagggtaaagcGTCTTGTCCATGGTAACAACCACGGCAGCTCAGATctgcccgtttctcagcttccaaAAAAACTGACACAGAGGTAGGGAGTGTATGAAATATCTATTACTTCAACTCTGTTGATATttctcataaatattttaaaatctaaagaggtatggtcgttttccgcttatcctgacccacaggggcttggcacgattttccaaatgatagtctatatatatatgtatatagtatatatatagactatcatttggaaaatcgtgccaagcccctgtgtccTGACCTAGGCCATGCACGTACAGCGATAGTCTGGgttaaaaatacaggtaaaaatatcatgtgaccccagtgattcccaTAGTATCAAAATAGATCATCATGATCCATTGGCACGCCGTGTGTTGTTTACGGATTGCATGTATTGtagtcaatcaataccataggaaataaagttaaattgacatgttaaatagGAATTTTACACTACTCATCCATACATGCCTAT
Proteins encoded in this region:
- the LOC117317933 gene encoding uncharacterized protein LOC117317933; translation: MAGKMTSIRKGQIVVRPQGQTTCVYHRQTILDWYCKTCCDAICAKCISTTHSGHVFKPLSEEMPNSKAKIVAFVNESEKDKLGDIQKEINSTNDDLKRHLDRFEALASKVKTQGERLQEELSALVSRTLSQLKHLEEENTKLFITYRTELESKLEALEKQLNFCKESLQTGTPIELFDIASGLQTHTTLPTKPCLATAQFSPSSNPHQPLELALGKIVLTSSDQSQQNRLAAQSKPQVTRSSKEVQTHGGERGDQRGISKFPRGFPRPDTKGGHLVFHKDFGNEGLSDDLNTHLAQLRTKISRAEENALSQPSVLTTWKPPCDITSVCPSSVDGIWTCDNSATVTLLGNQGRVEKQLQNPGNVRDICISPTTHTLWACSHTENSITELECGALTCRFKTTDIPKCICLKKDGHVLIGMKKKIVEYNLGGEMVLTVTTTQHGKPLACTPWRMSQCPVSEKVAVVDLDRVADDGQDLPHIIVMNKNLHLIHRYGRPQHDGRYGSGPFDPCDVAYDTQGQLVVADRTNRCIHLLSGAGNYLRRLHNDIGAAWFVSVDRNGVLWAVFSYGGKQVSRIQYMTEHSA